In the genome of Quercus robur chromosome 3, dhQueRobu3.1, whole genome shotgun sequence, one region contains:
- the LOC126716982 gene encoding putative disease resistance protein RGA1 isoform X34, which yields MAEAILYGVAQTIIENLGSMVFAEIGSMWGVEDEFEKLKDTVSAVQAVLLDAEEQQVKNYQVKHWLVRLRDAVYDADDLLTEFYTEDMRLRVIGDDEMTKTVRTYQSNPITAFFTSSSQLPFCHDMAKKITAMRERFDAIANDMNKFQFVVHPSETRVVTRERGQTCSFVCEEEVIGREEDKKAIIDLLLDYDVQENVSFISIVGIGGLGKTTLAQYVFNDEKVKNYFDLRMWVSVSDVFDVKTIAEKIIRCADVSKHENLDMEQVQNKLRETLNQKKYLLVLDDVWNEDEEKWCNLKRLLIRGSKGSKVVITTRTKLVAAITSTILPSYHLKGLSENQSWSLFKQMAFRKVQEMINPNLEAIGRDIVQKCCGVPLAIKAIGRILFFKKTEDEWLYIKNKELTNVTQEENNSGILPILKLSYDHLPSHLKCCFAYCSLFPKDHEISKFSLINLWIAQGFIQLSNEKLHMEDVANDYCMDLLWRSFFQEAREDSFGNVISFKMHDLIHDLAQSISRVECTYIDSNIENVKKNVRHLSIASHNVLKKDLSSLFKAKKIRTLILITGEKESSCQKPPLEILFSSLRCLRALSLRGSDIIYVPNSIEELTYLKYLDLSRNKIRVLPISITRLLNLQTLNLSYCGKLKELPGNVQNLFNLRNLELEGCDSLTYMPPGLGQLTSLQVLPLFIVNEGLTCGGLPELNKLNNLRGELRIEIKVRVEDATSKAKAANLKDKQHLRKLVLIWDEELGNDVAGVCEDENLMEGLQPHRNLKKLKVEGYQGVRFPSWLRSLTGLVMLKISNSMCQYLSPMYQLPNLRDLSLEHMDGLEYISDREITEGISASSTFFPSLESLKLQNCPNLKGWWRRATVGVATSSQQYQQHVSFPRLLQLEIRGCKNLTCMPLFPNLEKPLRLTECSCNPLQQTMNMKAISLVPSASNSSPPLSKLKILSLSGIEDIEFLPEQWLQNLASLEELRIEKCDRLKSLSLSLFMQHLTSLKTLFISECKEVDLFCDEDTQSVGVSPQITDLEISDLPCLVSLPEGIGNLTALQNLEISDLPCLISLPEGIRSLTSLKRFHVRSCANLTSLPSGMHRLSSLETLIISKCPHLKERYQKGIGEIAHVPYFQYYDD from the exons ATGGCCGAAGCAATCCTGTATGGCGTTGCGCAGACGATCATTGAAAATTTGGGCTCTATGGTTTTCGCAGAGATTGGATCCATGTGGGGTGTCGAAGATGAGTTCGAAAAATTGAAGGATACTGTTTCCGCTGTTCAAGCTGTACTTCTGGATGCTGAGGAGCAGCAGGTCAAGAACTATCAAGTCAAGCACTGGCTCGTGAGGCTCAGGGACGCAGTCTATGATGCGGATGACTTGCTGACCGAATTCTACACTGAAGATATGCGTCTAAGGGTGATAGGGGATGATGAAATGACAAAGACGGTACGTACTTATCAGTCTAATCCTATTACTGCTTTCTTTACAAGTTCAAGCCAACTTCCTTTTTGTCATGATATGGCTAAAAAAATAACAGCGATGAGGGAGAGATTTGATGCAATAGCAAATGATATGAATAAGTTTCAGTTTGTAGTACATCCATCAGAAACAAGGGTCGTGACTAGGGAAAGGGGTCAAACTTGCTCATTTGTATGTGAAGAAGAAGTTATAGGGAGAGAAGAGGATAAGAAGGCCATTATAGATCTATTATTGGACTATGATGTGCAAGAGAATGTTTCGTTTATATCCATAGTGGGGATTGGGGGGCTGGGGAAGACCACACTTGCTCAATATGTATTCAACGATGAGAAAGTGAAGAATTATTTTGACTTGCGCATGTGGGTGTCTGTCTCTGATGTCTTTGATGTAAAAACAATTGCTGAAAAGATAATTAGATGTGCAGATGTTTCGAAACATGAAAACCTTGACATGGAGCAAGTACAAAATAAACTTCGTGAAACACTCAACCAAAAGAAGTATTTACTTGTGTTGGATGATGTGTGGAACGAGGATGAGGAAAAGTGGTGTAATTTGAAAAGACTTTTGATACGTGGCTCAAAGGGAAGTAAGGTGGTGATAACAACACGGACTAAATTGGTTGCAGCGATTACTAGCACAATCTTACCGTCGTATCATCTAAAAGGCCTCTCGGAAAACCAATCTTGGTCTCTATTTAAGCAAATGGCATTTAGAAAAGTGCAAGAGATGATTAATCCTAATCTTGAAGCAATTGGAAGGGATATTGtacaaaaatgttgtggagTGCCTCTTGCTATTAAGGCAATAGGCAGAATATTATTCTTCAAAAAGACAGAGGATGAATGGTTATATATCAAGAATAAAGAACTTACAAATGTAActcaagaagaaaataatagtgGTATTTTACCGATTCTAAAATTGAGTTATGATCATCTCCCATCACATTTAAAGTGTTGTTTCGCTTATTGTTCATTATTTCCTAAAGATCATGAGATTTCAAAGTTTTCATTGATAAATCTATGGATAGCACAAGGATTTATCCAATTATCAAACGAAAAGCTACATATGGAGGATGTTGCTAATGATTACTGTATGGATCTACTTTGGAGGTCCTTCTTCCAAGAAGCTAGAGAAGATAGTTTTGGGAATGTAATTAGTTTTAAAATGCATGATTTAATCCATGATCTTGCACAATCAATCTCAAGAGTTGAGTGCACATATATTGATTCAAATATAGAAAATGTCAAAAAGAATGTTCGTCACCTATCAATTGCATCTCACAATGTGCTTAAGAAGGATTTAAGCTCATTATTCAAAGCAAAGAAGATACGCACGTTGATTTTAATAACTGGTGAGAAAGAATCAAGTTGTCAAAAACCACCTCTTGAAATACTTTTTTCTAGTTTAAGATGCTTGCGTGCATTAAGCCTACGTGGCTCAGATATTATTTACGTGCCAAATTCCATAGAAGAGTTGACATATTTAAAGTATCTTGATCTTTCTAGGAATAAAATTAGAGTTCTCCCTATTTCTATTACTAGATTGTTGAATTTGCAAACATTAAACCTTAGTTATTGTGGTAAGCTTAAAGAACTACCGGGAAACGTTCAAAATTTGTTCAACCTCCGGAATCTTGAGTTAGAAGGTTGTGACAGTTTGACTTACATGCCACCTGGATTAGGACAGTTGACTTCTCTTCAAGTATTACCGTTGTTTATTGTAAACGAGGGACTTACTTGCGGTGGTCTTCCGGAATTGAACAAGCTAAATAACTTGAGAGGAGAACTAAGAATAGAAATTAAGGTACGGGTGGAAGATGCCACCTCTAAAGCCAAGGCTGCGAATTTGAAGGACAAGCAGCATCTTAGAAAATTGGTATTAATATGGGATGAGGAGCTGGGTAACGATGTCGCAGGTGTTTGTGAAGATGAAAATTTAATGGAAGGTCTCCAGCCACACCGGAATTTAAAAAAGTTGAAGGTGGAAGGGTACCAGGGTGTGAGATTTCCGAGTTGGCTTCGTTCTCTGACTGGTCTTGTGAtgttaaaaatatcaaattcgATGTGCCAATATCTATCGCCAATGTATCAACTCCCAAATCTCCGAGATCTATCTCTAGAACATATGGATGGCCTGGAATACATATCAGACCGGGAAATCACTGAAGGGATCTCTGCTTCATCAACATTTTTCCCATCCCTAGAGTCACTCAAATTGCAGAATTGCCCTAATCTAAAGGGATGGTGGAGGAGGGCTACAGTGGGTGTGGCAACATCAAGTCAACAATACCAGCAGCATGTATCTTTTCCTCGTCTTTTACAGTTGGAAATTAGGGGTTGCAAAAACCTGACTTGCATGCCGTTGTTTCCAAATCTTGAAAAACCGCTACGACTGACAGAATGCAGTTGCAATCCATTGCAACAAACAATGAATATGAAAGCAATCTCTTTGGTTCCCTCTGCTTCGAACTCCTCCCCTCCTCTCTCCAAATTAAAGATTCTATCTTTGTCTGGGATTGAGGACATAGAGTTTCTGCCAGAGCAGTGGTTGCAAAACCTGGCTTCTCTCGAGGAGCTACGGATAGAGAAATGCGATAGACTAAAATCTCTATCTCTGTCTCTATTTATGCAACATCTCACCTCCCTCAAGACGCTGTTTATTAGCGAGTGCAAGGAGGTTGATCTATTCTGTGATGAAGACACACAATCTGTTGGTGTCAGTCCTCAAATTACG GATCTTGAAATTTCCGATTTGCCCTGTCTGGTATCACTCCCCGAAGGGATTGGCAAC CTTACTGCACTTCAGAATCTTGAAATTTCCGATTTGCCCTGTCTGATATCACTCCCCGAAGGGATTAGAAGTCTCACATCACTCAAAAGATTTCACGTCCGTTCATGCGCCAATCTGACATCGCTTCCATCAGGAATGCATCGGCTCTCCTCTTTAGAAACCCTGATAATCAGTAAGTGTCCCCACTTGAAAGAAAGATACCAGAAGGGAATTGGCGAGATTGCTCATGTCCCATATTTTCAATATTATGATGATTAA
- the LOC126716982 gene encoding putative disease resistance protein RGA1 isoform X17: MAEAILYGVAQTIIENLGSMVFAEIGSMWGVEDEFEKLKDTVSAVQAVLLDAEEQQVKNYQVKHWLVRLRDAVYDADDLLTEFYTEDMRLRVIGDDEMTKTVRTYQSNPITAFFTSSSQLPFCHDMAKKITAMRERFDAIANDMNKFQFVVHPSETRVVTRERGQTCSFVCEEEVIGREEDKKAIIDLLLDYDVQENVSFISIVGIGGLGKTTLAQYVFNDEKVKNYFDLRMWVSVSDVFDVKTIAEKIIRCADVSKHENLDMEQVQNKLRETLNQKKYLLVLDDVWNEDEEKWCNLKRLLIRGSKGSKVVITTRTKLVAAITSTILPSYHLKGLSENQSWSLFKQMAFRKVQEMINPNLEAIGRDIVQKCCGVPLAIKAIGRILFFKKTEDEWLYIKNKELTNVTQEENNSGILPILKLSYDHLPSHLKCCFAYCSLFPKDHEISKFSLINLWIAQGFIQLSNEKLHMEDVANDYCMDLLWRSFFQEAREDSFGNVISFKMHDLIHDLAQSISRVECTYIDSNIENVKKNVRHLSIASHNVLKKDLSSLFKAKKIRTLILITGEKESSCQKPPLEILFSSLRCLRALSLRGSDIIYVPNSIEELTYLKYLDLSRNKIRVLPISITRLLNLQTLNLSYCGKLKELPGNVQNLFNLRNLELEGCDSLTYMPPGLGQLTSLQVLPLFIVNEGLTCGGLPELNKLNNLRGELRIEIKVRVEDATSKAKAANLKDKQHLRKLVLIWDEELGNDVAGVCEDENLMEGLQPHRNLKKLKVEGYQGVRFPSWLRSLTGLVMLKISNSMCQYLSPMYQLPNLRDLSLEHMDGLEYISDREITEGISASSTFFPSLESLKLQNCPNLKGWWRRATVGVATSSQQYQQHVSFPRLLQLEIRGCKNLTCMPLFPNLEKPLRLTECSCNPLQQTMNMKAISLVPSASNSSPPLSKLKILSLSGIEDIEFLPEQWLQNLASLEELRIEKCDRLKSLSLSLFMQHLTSLKTLFISECKEVDLFCDEDTQSVGVSPQITDLEIFDLPRLVSLPEGIGNLTALPNLEISDLPCLVSLPEGIGNLTALPNLRISDLPCLVSLPEGIGNLTALQDLEISDLPCLVSLPEGIGNLTALQNLEISDLPCLISLPEGIRSLTSLKRFHVRSCANLTSLPSGMHRLSSLETLIISKCPHLKERYQKGIGEIAHVPYFQYYDD, translated from the exons ATGGCCGAAGCAATCCTGTATGGCGTTGCGCAGACGATCATTGAAAATTTGGGCTCTATGGTTTTCGCAGAGATTGGATCCATGTGGGGTGTCGAAGATGAGTTCGAAAAATTGAAGGATACTGTTTCCGCTGTTCAAGCTGTACTTCTGGATGCTGAGGAGCAGCAGGTCAAGAACTATCAAGTCAAGCACTGGCTCGTGAGGCTCAGGGACGCAGTCTATGATGCGGATGACTTGCTGACCGAATTCTACACTGAAGATATGCGTCTAAGGGTGATAGGGGATGATGAAATGACAAAGACGGTACGTACTTATCAGTCTAATCCTATTACTGCTTTCTTTACAAGTTCAAGCCAACTTCCTTTTTGTCATGATATGGCTAAAAAAATAACAGCGATGAGGGAGAGATTTGATGCAATAGCAAATGATATGAATAAGTTTCAGTTTGTAGTACATCCATCAGAAACAAGGGTCGTGACTAGGGAAAGGGGTCAAACTTGCTCATTTGTATGTGAAGAAGAAGTTATAGGGAGAGAAGAGGATAAGAAGGCCATTATAGATCTATTATTGGACTATGATGTGCAAGAGAATGTTTCGTTTATATCCATAGTGGGGATTGGGGGGCTGGGGAAGACCACACTTGCTCAATATGTATTCAACGATGAGAAAGTGAAGAATTATTTTGACTTGCGCATGTGGGTGTCTGTCTCTGATGTCTTTGATGTAAAAACAATTGCTGAAAAGATAATTAGATGTGCAGATGTTTCGAAACATGAAAACCTTGACATGGAGCAAGTACAAAATAAACTTCGTGAAACACTCAACCAAAAGAAGTATTTACTTGTGTTGGATGATGTGTGGAACGAGGATGAGGAAAAGTGGTGTAATTTGAAAAGACTTTTGATACGTGGCTCAAAGGGAAGTAAGGTGGTGATAACAACACGGACTAAATTGGTTGCAGCGATTACTAGCACAATCTTACCGTCGTATCATCTAAAAGGCCTCTCGGAAAACCAATCTTGGTCTCTATTTAAGCAAATGGCATTTAGAAAAGTGCAAGAGATGATTAATCCTAATCTTGAAGCAATTGGAAGGGATATTGtacaaaaatgttgtggagTGCCTCTTGCTATTAAGGCAATAGGCAGAATATTATTCTTCAAAAAGACAGAGGATGAATGGTTATATATCAAGAATAAAGAACTTACAAATGTAActcaagaagaaaataatagtgGTATTTTACCGATTCTAAAATTGAGTTATGATCATCTCCCATCACATTTAAAGTGTTGTTTCGCTTATTGTTCATTATTTCCTAAAGATCATGAGATTTCAAAGTTTTCATTGATAAATCTATGGATAGCACAAGGATTTATCCAATTATCAAACGAAAAGCTACATATGGAGGATGTTGCTAATGATTACTGTATGGATCTACTTTGGAGGTCCTTCTTCCAAGAAGCTAGAGAAGATAGTTTTGGGAATGTAATTAGTTTTAAAATGCATGATTTAATCCATGATCTTGCACAATCAATCTCAAGAGTTGAGTGCACATATATTGATTCAAATATAGAAAATGTCAAAAAGAATGTTCGTCACCTATCAATTGCATCTCACAATGTGCTTAAGAAGGATTTAAGCTCATTATTCAAAGCAAAGAAGATACGCACGTTGATTTTAATAACTGGTGAGAAAGAATCAAGTTGTCAAAAACCACCTCTTGAAATACTTTTTTCTAGTTTAAGATGCTTGCGTGCATTAAGCCTACGTGGCTCAGATATTATTTACGTGCCAAATTCCATAGAAGAGTTGACATATTTAAAGTATCTTGATCTTTCTAGGAATAAAATTAGAGTTCTCCCTATTTCTATTACTAGATTGTTGAATTTGCAAACATTAAACCTTAGTTATTGTGGTAAGCTTAAAGAACTACCGGGAAACGTTCAAAATTTGTTCAACCTCCGGAATCTTGAGTTAGAAGGTTGTGACAGTTTGACTTACATGCCACCTGGATTAGGACAGTTGACTTCTCTTCAAGTATTACCGTTGTTTATTGTAAACGAGGGACTTACTTGCGGTGGTCTTCCGGAATTGAACAAGCTAAATAACTTGAGAGGAGAACTAAGAATAGAAATTAAGGTACGGGTGGAAGATGCCACCTCTAAAGCCAAGGCTGCGAATTTGAAGGACAAGCAGCATCTTAGAAAATTGGTATTAATATGGGATGAGGAGCTGGGTAACGATGTCGCAGGTGTTTGTGAAGATGAAAATTTAATGGAAGGTCTCCAGCCACACCGGAATTTAAAAAAGTTGAAGGTGGAAGGGTACCAGGGTGTGAGATTTCCGAGTTGGCTTCGTTCTCTGACTGGTCTTGTGAtgttaaaaatatcaaattcgATGTGCCAATATCTATCGCCAATGTATCAACTCCCAAATCTCCGAGATCTATCTCTAGAACATATGGATGGCCTGGAATACATATCAGACCGGGAAATCACTGAAGGGATCTCTGCTTCATCAACATTTTTCCCATCCCTAGAGTCACTCAAATTGCAGAATTGCCCTAATCTAAAGGGATGGTGGAGGAGGGCTACAGTGGGTGTGGCAACATCAAGTCAACAATACCAGCAGCATGTATCTTTTCCTCGTCTTTTACAGTTGGAAATTAGGGGTTGCAAAAACCTGACTTGCATGCCGTTGTTTCCAAATCTTGAAAAACCGCTACGACTGACAGAATGCAGTTGCAATCCATTGCAACAAACAATGAATATGAAAGCAATCTCTTTGGTTCCCTCTGCTTCGAACTCCTCCCCTCCTCTCTCCAAATTAAAGATTCTATCTTTGTCTGGGATTGAGGACATAGAGTTTCTGCCAGAGCAGTGGTTGCAAAACCTGGCTTCTCTCGAGGAGCTACGGATAGAGAAATGCGATAGACTAAAATCTCTATCTCTGTCTCTATTTATGCAACATCTCACCTCCCTCAAGACGCTGTTTATTAGCGAGTGCAAGGAGGTTGATCTATTCTGTGATGAAGACACACAATCTGTTGGTGTCAGTCCTCAAATTACG GATCTTGAAATTTTCGATTTGCCCCGTCTGGTATCACTCCCCGAAGGGATTGGCAAC CTTACTGCACTTCCGAATCTTGAAATTTCCGATTTGCCCTGTCTGGTATCACTCCCAGAAGGGATTGGCAACCTTACTGCACTTCCGAATCTTAGAATTTCCGATTTGCCCTGTCTGGTATCACTCCCCGAAGGGATTGGCAAC CTTACTGCACTTCAGGATCTTGAAATTTCCGATTTGCCCTGTCTGGTATCACTCCCCGAAGGGATTGGCAAC CTTACTGCACTTCAGAATCTTGAAATTTCCGATTTGCCCTGTCTGATATCACTCCCCGAAGGGATTAGAAGTCTCACATCACTCAAAAGATTTCACGTCCGTTCATGCGCCAATCTGACATCGCTTCCATCAGGAATGCATCGGCTCTCCTCTTTAGAAACCCTGATAATCAGTAAGTGTCCCCACTTGAAAGAAAGATACCAGAAGGGAATTGGCGAGATTGCTCATGTCCCATATTTTCAATATTATGATGATTAA
- the LOC126716982 gene encoding putative disease resistance protein RGA1 isoform X27, whose amino-acid sequence MAEAILYGVAQTIIENLGSMVFAEIGSMWGVEDEFEKLKDTVSAVQAVLLDAEEQQVKNYQVKHWLVRLRDAVYDADDLLTEFYTEDMRLRVIGDDEMTKTVRTYQSNPITAFFTSSSQLPFCHDMAKKITAMRERFDAIANDMNKFQFVVHPSETRVVTRERGQTCSFVCEEEVIGREEDKKAIIDLLLDYDVQENVSFISIVGIGGLGKTTLAQYVFNDEKVKNYFDLRMWVSVSDVFDVKTIAEKIIRCADVSKHENLDMEQVQNKLRETLNQKKYLLVLDDVWNEDEEKWCNLKRLLIRGSKGSKVVITTRTKLVAAITSTILPSYHLKGLSENQSWSLFKQMAFRKVQEMINPNLEAIGRDIVQKCCGVPLAIKAIGRILFFKKTEDEWLYIKNKELTNVTQEENNSGILPILKLSYDHLPSHLKCCFAYCSLFPKDHEISKFSLINLWIAQGFIQLSNEKLHMEDVANDYCMDLLWRSFFQEAREDSFGNVISFKMHDLIHDLAQSISRVECTYIDSNIENVKKNVRHLSIASHNVLKKDLSSLFKAKKIRTLILITGEKESSCQKPPLEILFSSLRCLRALSLRGSDIIYVPNSIEELTYLKYLDLSRNKIRVLPISITRLLNLQTLNLSYCGKLKELPGNVQNLFNLRNLELEGCDSLTYMPPGLGQLTSLQVLPLFIVNEGLTCGGLPELNKLNNLRGELRIEIKVRVEDATSKAKAANLKDKQHLRKLVLIWDEELGNDVAGVCEDENLMEGLQPHRNLKKLKVEGYQGVRFPSWLRSLTGLVMLKISNSMCQYLSPMYQLPNLRDLSLEHMDGLEYISDREITEGISASSTFFPSLESLKLQNCPNLKGWWRRATVGVATSSQQYQQHVSFPRLLQLEIRGCKNLTCMPLFPNLEKPLRLTECSCNPLQQTMNMKAISLVPSASNSSPPLSKLKILSLSGIEDIEFLPEQWLQNLASLEELRIEKCDRLKSLSLSLFMQHLTSLKTLFISECKEVDLFCDEDTQSVGVSPQITDLEIFDLPRLVSLPEGIGNLTALPNLRISDLPCLVSLPEGIGNLTALQKLQISNLPRLLSLPEEIGNLTALQNLEISDLPCLISLPEGIRSLTSLKRFHVRSCANLTSLPSGMHRLSSLETLIISKCPHLKERYQKGIGEIAHVPYFQYYDD is encoded by the exons ATGGCCGAAGCAATCCTGTATGGCGTTGCGCAGACGATCATTGAAAATTTGGGCTCTATGGTTTTCGCAGAGATTGGATCCATGTGGGGTGTCGAAGATGAGTTCGAAAAATTGAAGGATACTGTTTCCGCTGTTCAAGCTGTACTTCTGGATGCTGAGGAGCAGCAGGTCAAGAACTATCAAGTCAAGCACTGGCTCGTGAGGCTCAGGGACGCAGTCTATGATGCGGATGACTTGCTGACCGAATTCTACACTGAAGATATGCGTCTAAGGGTGATAGGGGATGATGAAATGACAAAGACGGTACGTACTTATCAGTCTAATCCTATTACTGCTTTCTTTACAAGTTCAAGCCAACTTCCTTTTTGTCATGATATGGCTAAAAAAATAACAGCGATGAGGGAGAGATTTGATGCAATAGCAAATGATATGAATAAGTTTCAGTTTGTAGTACATCCATCAGAAACAAGGGTCGTGACTAGGGAAAGGGGTCAAACTTGCTCATTTGTATGTGAAGAAGAAGTTATAGGGAGAGAAGAGGATAAGAAGGCCATTATAGATCTATTATTGGACTATGATGTGCAAGAGAATGTTTCGTTTATATCCATAGTGGGGATTGGGGGGCTGGGGAAGACCACACTTGCTCAATATGTATTCAACGATGAGAAAGTGAAGAATTATTTTGACTTGCGCATGTGGGTGTCTGTCTCTGATGTCTTTGATGTAAAAACAATTGCTGAAAAGATAATTAGATGTGCAGATGTTTCGAAACATGAAAACCTTGACATGGAGCAAGTACAAAATAAACTTCGTGAAACACTCAACCAAAAGAAGTATTTACTTGTGTTGGATGATGTGTGGAACGAGGATGAGGAAAAGTGGTGTAATTTGAAAAGACTTTTGATACGTGGCTCAAAGGGAAGTAAGGTGGTGATAACAACACGGACTAAATTGGTTGCAGCGATTACTAGCACAATCTTACCGTCGTATCATCTAAAAGGCCTCTCGGAAAACCAATCTTGGTCTCTATTTAAGCAAATGGCATTTAGAAAAGTGCAAGAGATGATTAATCCTAATCTTGAAGCAATTGGAAGGGATATTGtacaaaaatgttgtggagTGCCTCTTGCTATTAAGGCAATAGGCAGAATATTATTCTTCAAAAAGACAGAGGATGAATGGTTATATATCAAGAATAAAGAACTTACAAATGTAActcaagaagaaaataatagtgGTATTTTACCGATTCTAAAATTGAGTTATGATCATCTCCCATCACATTTAAAGTGTTGTTTCGCTTATTGTTCATTATTTCCTAAAGATCATGAGATTTCAAAGTTTTCATTGATAAATCTATGGATAGCACAAGGATTTATCCAATTATCAAACGAAAAGCTACATATGGAGGATGTTGCTAATGATTACTGTATGGATCTACTTTGGAGGTCCTTCTTCCAAGAAGCTAGAGAAGATAGTTTTGGGAATGTAATTAGTTTTAAAATGCATGATTTAATCCATGATCTTGCACAATCAATCTCAAGAGTTGAGTGCACATATATTGATTCAAATATAGAAAATGTCAAAAAGAATGTTCGTCACCTATCAATTGCATCTCACAATGTGCTTAAGAAGGATTTAAGCTCATTATTCAAAGCAAAGAAGATACGCACGTTGATTTTAATAACTGGTGAGAAAGAATCAAGTTGTCAAAAACCACCTCTTGAAATACTTTTTTCTAGTTTAAGATGCTTGCGTGCATTAAGCCTACGTGGCTCAGATATTATTTACGTGCCAAATTCCATAGAAGAGTTGACATATTTAAAGTATCTTGATCTTTCTAGGAATAAAATTAGAGTTCTCCCTATTTCTATTACTAGATTGTTGAATTTGCAAACATTAAACCTTAGTTATTGTGGTAAGCTTAAAGAACTACCGGGAAACGTTCAAAATTTGTTCAACCTCCGGAATCTTGAGTTAGAAGGTTGTGACAGTTTGACTTACATGCCACCTGGATTAGGACAGTTGACTTCTCTTCAAGTATTACCGTTGTTTATTGTAAACGAGGGACTTACTTGCGGTGGTCTTCCGGAATTGAACAAGCTAAATAACTTGAGAGGAGAACTAAGAATAGAAATTAAGGTACGGGTGGAAGATGCCACCTCTAAAGCCAAGGCTGCGAATTTGAAGGACAAGCAGCATCTTAGAAAATTGGTATTAATATGGGATGAGGAGCTGGGTAACGATGTCGCAGGTGTTTGTGAAGATGAAAATTTAATGGAAGGTCTCCAGCCACACCGGAATTTAAAAAAGTTGAAGGTGGAAGGGTACCAGGGTGTGAGATTTCCGAGTTGGCTTCGTTCTCTGACTGGTCTTGTGAtgttaaaaatatcaaattcgATGTGCCAATATCTATCGCCAATGTATCAACTCCCAAATCTCCGAGATCTATCTCTAGAACATATGGATGGCCTGGAATACATATCAGACCGGGAAATCACTGAAGGGATCTCTGCTTCATCAACATTTTTCCCATCCCTAGAGTCACTCAAATTGCAGAATTGCCCTAATCTAAAGGGATGGTGGAGGAGGGCTACAGTGGGTGTGGCAACATCAAGTCAACAATACCAGCAGCATGTATCTTTTCCTCGTCTTTTACAGTTGGAAATTAGGGGTTGCAAAAACCTGACTTGCATGCCGTTGTTTCCAAATCTTGAAAAACCGCTACGACTGACAGAATGCAGTTGCAATCCATTGCAACAAACAATGAATATGAAAGCAATCTCTTTGGTTCCCTCTGCTTCGAACTCCTCCCCTCCTCTCTCCAAATTAAAGATTCTATCTTTGTCTGGGATTGAGGACATAGAGTTTCTGCCAGAGCAGTGGTTGCAAAACCTGGCTTCTCTCGAGGAGCTACGGATAGAGAAATGCGATAGACTAAAATCTCTATCTCTGTCTCTATTTATGCAACATCTCACCTCCCTCAAGACGCTGTTTATTAGCGAGTGCAAGGAGGTTGATCTATTCTGTGATGAAGACACACAATCTGTTGGTGTCAGTCCTCAAATTACG GATCTTGAAATTTTCGATTTGCCCCGTCTGGTATCACTCCCCGAAGGGATTGGCAAC CTTACTGCACTTCCGAATCTTAGAATTTCCGATTTGCCCTGTCTGGTATCACTCCCCGAAGGGATTGGCAAC CTTACTGCACTTCAGAAACTTCAAATTTCCAATTTGCCCCGTCTGCTATCACTCCCCGAAGAGATTGGCAACCTTACTGCACTTCAGAATCTTGAAATTTCCGATTTGCCCTGTCTGATATCACTCCCCGAAGGGATTAGAAGTCTCACATCACTCAAAAGATTTCACGTCCGTTCATGCGCCAATCTGACATCGCTTCCATCAGGAATGCATCGGCTCTCCTCTTTAGAAACCCTGATAATCAGTAAGTGTCCCCACTTGAAAGAAAGATACCAGAAGGGAATTGGCGAGATTGCTCATGTCCCATATTTTCAATATTATGATGATTAA